The Armatimonadota bacterium DNA window TCCAGCGTGCAGGCCACCGCCTCACAGATATCCAGCACGTGCGCCAGGGGCCGATGAGGTGTCCCGTCGCTGGTCAGGCGGATCTCCTTCGTCGTCCAGGCCCAGCCGGCCAGGTTGTTCAGCACCAGGTCGAAACGCATCCTGGGCGAAGGACCGTAGGCCGTGGCGTTCCGCAGCATTGTAGGGGAGAAATCATCTCCCGCCATGCGGCTCAGCTCCTGCTCTACCAGGACCTTGCACCTGGCGTAGGCCGTCTGGGGGACCGGCGTGGACTCCTCCGTCTTGTACTCTCCATCTCCGATCCCGTACACACTGCACGAGGAGGCGTAGACGAACCGGGGGACGCGGACCGCCTTGCATTTCCGGGCCAGCCCCACCGAGCCCAGGTAGTTGATCTGGTGCGTGATCTCGGGCCGCAGTTCCCCCAGGGGGTCGTTGGAGAGTTCCGCCAGGTGCACTACGGCGTCGAACCCCCTCAGGTCTTCCTCCTGGACGCTACGCACGTCCTTCCTGATGCATTCCGGTACCGGCAGGTCCGCCTGGTAGAGCCAGCCGTCGCGGAAGAAGCCTGTGTCCAGCCCCACGACGGTGTGTCCTCTAGTCAGCAGGTGCGCTGCCAGGAGCGTTCCAATGTAACCCTGGGCGCCGGTCACCAGGATCTTCATGCTCTCAGGTCTGCAGGAAGAGGTCTTATCGCGGCTACAGGCAGAAGACGTTGCCGGAGGGATCAGGGCACGTTAACTCCAGACGTCAGTCCCAGATCTTCCAGGGAGCGCGCCCCGAATTCCACAGCTCCTCCAGCATGTTCTTCTCTTTGAGTGTGTCCATGCAGGACCAGAACCCTGGGTGGCGGTAGCCCATCAACTGCCCGTCCCGGGCCAGCCGGACCACGGCATCCCGCTCCCACACCGTGTCGTCGCCGTCCACGTAGTCAATGGCCTTCCGGT harbors:
- a CDS encoding SDR family oxidoreductase; this encodes MKILVTGAQGYIGTLLAAHLLTRGHTVVGLDTGFFRDGWLYQADLPVPECIRKDVRSVQEEDLRGFDAVVHLAELSNDPLGELRPEITHQINYLGSVGLARKCKAVRVPRFVYASSCSVYGIGDGEYKTEESTPVPQTAYARCKVLVEQELSRMAGDDFSPTMLRNATAYGPSPRMRFDLVLNNLAGWAWTTKEIRLTSDGTPHRPLAHVLDICEAVACTLEAPREVVHGQVFNVGQTGENYRIRDIADIVASVLPGCRVTLGARDGDTRSYRVSFDKIRVLLPAFRPRRTAWDGARELVELFERIQLSAETFDFRAFTRVKQLKYLVESGQIDAGFFWRRASD